One window of Pseudacidobacterium ailaaui genomic DNA carries:
- a CDS encoding TIGR00266 family protein yields the protein MQSRIQGTTMPVLELLLEPNESVISEAGELSWMSSSIQMTTHTQMAGGGGIFGAFKRVIGGGTLFMTEYRAIGAAGEVAFATKVPGHIVPVEVSGGHEYYIHRHGFLCATPQIQLGVGFQQSLGAGIFGGDGFILQKVSGVGMAWLELSGELIVKDLAPGEMLRVHPGHVGAFQGTVSFQITRISGIRNMIFGGDGIFLAALTGPGRVWLQTLPISKLAHQLMQYMPQEQARETTEAGVVGGIVGSILKGM from the coding sequence ATGCAAAGCCGTATCCAGGGAACTACCATGCCGGTGCTTGAGCTGCTGCTTGAGCCAAATGAGTCTGTCATCTCGGAGGCGGGCGAGCTCTCCTGGATGAGCAGCTCCATCCAGATGACGACCCATACGCAGATGGCAGGAGGAGGGGGCATCTTCGGCGCTTTCAAGCGCGTCATCGGGGGCGGCACGCTCTTTATGACCGAGTATCGGGCCATCGGTGCGGCGGGAGAGGTCGCCTTTGCCACGAAGGTCCCCGGACACATCGTTCCGGTAGAGGTCAGCGGTGGGCATGAGTATTACATCCATCGGCATGGCTTCCTGTGCGCTACCCCGCAGATCCAGCTCGGTGTAGGTTTTCAGCAATCGCTGGGCGCCGGCATCTTTGGCGGCGACGGGTTCATTTTGCAGAAGGTCAGCGGCGTAGGCATGGCATGGCTTGAGCTTTCCGGCGAGCTCATTGTGAAAGACCTGGCTCCGGGAGAGATGCTGCGTGTGCATCCGGGCCATGTTGGGGCCTTTCAGGGGACAGTGTCCTTTCAGATTACCCGCATATCTGGCATCCGGAACATGATTTTTGGCGGCGATGGGATCTTTCTGGCTGCTCTTACCGGTCCGGGCCGGGTCTGGCTGCAGACCCTGCCGATCTCGAAGCTCGCGCACCAGTTGATGCAGTACATGCCCCAGGAACAGGCCCGGGAAACCACCGAGGCCGGGGTGGTCGGCGGGATCGTCGGCTCGATCCTGAAGGGGATGTGA
- a CDS encoding acyl-CoA mutase large subunit family protein, translating into MSDSTKPVYTREDLVAIGFDPVRDLGFPGEFPFTRGIQPTMYRGRLWTMRQYAGMGDAEESNRRYKFLLEQGTAGLSVAFDLPTQIGYDSDDPMSLGEVGKVGVAIDSIEDMERLFDGIRLDRISTSMTINATACILLALYVAVARRNGMDVRKLSGTVQNDILKEYIARGTYIYPIRHAMRIITDMFAWAQEEVPEWNTISISGYHMREAGCTAAQEVAFTLANGMTYVQAAIDAGLDVDRFAPRLSFFFNAHHDFLREVAKFRCARRVWAYIMRDRFGARNPRSWMLRFHTQTAGSTLTAQQPENNIVRVAIQALSAVLGGTQSLHTNGYDEALALPTEEAARIALRTQQVLACESGVAQTVDPCAGSFCIETLTYEMEQQVKAYLNRIEARGGMLPAIEQGWVQQEIQNAAYEYQRAVDQGETVVVGVNRFTREEEPPVPVQRVDEALERRQVERVRALRMRRDRGRWQSALERVKEHARSGENLMPAILEAVESYATVGEIAGAMREVFGEYQESVVV; encoded by the coding sequence ATGTCTGACAGCACGAAACCCGTTTACACACGCGAAGACCTTGTAGCCATTGGCTTTGATCCTGTCCGTGACCTGGGATTTCCGGGCGAGTTCCCGTTTACGCGGGGCATCCAGCCGACCATGTACCGAGGGCGGCTGTGGACCATGCGGCAGTACGCAGGCATGGGAGATGCCGAAGAGAGCAACCGACGCTACAAATTTCTTCTGGAACAGGGCACCGCCGGGCTCTCGGTGGCGTTTGACCTGCCCACGCAGATTGGCTATGACTCCGATGATCCGATGTCCCTGGGCGAGGTCGGCAAAGTGGGTGTAGCGATTGACTCGATCGAGGACATGGAGCGGCTCTTTGACGGCATCCGGCTGGACAGGATTTCGACCTCGATGACCATCAATGCTACGGCCTGCATTCTGCTGGCCCTGTATGTTGCCGTGGCCCGGCGCAACGGCATGGATGTCAGAAAGCTTTCCGGCACTGTGCAGAACGACATTCTGAAGGAATACATTGCACGCGGGACCTATATTTATCCCATCCGCCACGCCATGCGCATCATTACCGACATGTTTGCCTGGGCCCAGGAGGAAGTGCCGGAGTGGAACACCATCTCGATTTCCGGATATCACATGCGCGAGGCCGGATGCACGGCAGCACAGGAGGTCGCCTTTACTTTGGCCAACGGCATGACCTATGTGCAGGCTGCCATCGATGCCGGCCTGGATGTAGACCGGTTTGCTCCGCGGTTGTCTTTCTTTTTCAATGCACATCATGATTTTCTGCGTGAAGTGGCAAAGTTCCGCTGCGCCCGTCGCGTTTGGGCCTATATCATGCGGGACCGCTTCGGGGCCAGAAATCCCCGCTCCTGGATGCTGCGTTTTCATACGCAGACGGCGGGATCTACGCTAACAGCGCAGCAGCCAGAGAACAACATTGTCCGGGTGGCCATCCAAGCCCTTTCTGCCGTACTGGGAGGGACGCAGTCGCTGCACACCAATGGATATGACGAGGCCCTTGCTCTGCCCACCGAAGAGGCCGCGCGCATTGCCCTGCGCACCCAGCAGGTACTCGCCTGTGAATCTGGCGTGGCGCAGACCGTGGACCCCTGCGCCGGATCTTTCTGTATCGAAACGCTGACCTATGAGATGGAGCAGCAGGTCAAGGCCTATCTCAACCGCATTGAAGCGCGAGGAGGGATGCTGCCGGCGATCGAGCAGGGATGGGTACAGCAGGAGATCCAGAACGCAGCCTATGAGTACCAGCGCGCTGTAGACCAGGGCGAGACGGTGGTTGTTGGCGTGAACCGGTTTACCCGTGAGGAGGAGCCTCCGGTGCCGGTGCAGCGCGTGGATGAAGCGCTGGAGCGCAGGCAGGTGGAGCGCGTCCGAGCTTTGCGGATGCGAAGGGACCGGGGCCGCTGGCAGTCCGCCCTTGAGCGCGTCAAGGAGCACGCCCGTAGTGGAGAAAACCTGATGCCAGCGATTCTCGAAGCGGTGGAAAGTTACGCCACCGTAGGAGAGATTGCCGGGGCCATGCGAGAAGTGTTTGGCGAGTACCAGGAAAGCGTTGTGGTTTAA
- a CDS encoding PHP domain-containing protein — translation MTELRRISYLWKDPNVAQGYSTGVSLHSHTNQSKETLDFLANLGAQYGWMRPLLRAGERRSRKHNVSVNYAAAYWTPPLTPRLAFELENRQIEKLGLMPLVSLTDHDTISAPMLLRTIASARHIPVSVEWSAPIGGDQSFHLGIHNLPSDSGASWMKIFEEYTANPDEKKLTEILAALHSLPNVLIVFNHPMWDLYLIGEARHQLRVQEFMEANHEFIHALELNGLRHWQENRAVKKMAQQWRKLLISGGDRHGTEPNANVNLSHAATFTDFVHEVRYEGRSHVLFMPQYAQPWKHRILESTLDAIRDYPEFPQGSRRWDERVFHPDCNGVVRPLRELWPGGEAPSYLGMAIKAVRLMGSRPVAGGLRMAWNESRELKFALGEEVV, via the coding sequence ATGACGGAGCTGCGGCGTATCTCGTACTTGTGGAAAGACCCCAACGTGGCCCAAGGCTATTCCACCGGAGTTTCACTGCACAGCCATACCAACCAATCCAAAGAAACACTCGATTTTCTGGCCAACCTGGGAGCACAGTACGGGTGGATGCGTCCTCTTCTGCGCGCCGGCGAACGGCGCTCCCGCAAGCACAATGTCTCTGTCAATTATGCGGCGGCATACTGGACGCCTCCTTTGACCCCGCGGCTGGCCTTTGAACTGGAAAACCGGCAGATTGAGAAGCTCGGCCTGATGCCGCTGGTCTCGCTCACCGACCATGACACCATCAGCGCCCCAATGCTGCTGCGCACCATTGCCTCTGCACGGCACATTCCGGTTTCTGTGGAATGGAGCGCCCCAATTGGCGGAGACCAGTCGTTTCATCTCGGCATCCACAACCTGCCCAGCGATTCCGGCGCCTCGTGGATGAAGATCTTTGAAGAGTACACGGCAAACCCGGATGAAAAAAAGCTGACCGAGATCCTGGCCGCCCTGCACAGCCTGCCCAACGTGCTGATTGTCTTCAATCATCCTATGTGGGACCTTTATCTGATTGGCGAGGCCCGGCACCAACTGCGCGTGCAGGAGTTTATGGAAGCCAACCACGAGTTCATCCATGCACTCGAACTCAACGGGCTGCGCCACTGGCAGGAAAACCGTGCGGTGAAGAAAATGGCGCAGCAGTGGCGCAAGCTGCTCATCTCAGGTGGTGACCGCCACGGAACAGAGCCTAATGCAAATGTGAACCTGTCGCATGCGGCAACCTTCACCGACTTTGTCCATGAGGTGCGCTACGAGGGACGCAGCCACGTGCTGTTCATGCCGCAGTATGCACAACCCTGGAAACACCGCATCCTGGAATCCACACTCGATGCCATTCGTGATTACCCAGAATTCCCACAAGGATCACGCCGCTGGGACGAGCGGGTCTTCCACCCCGACTGCAACGGGGTCGTTCGTCCGCTGCGTGAACTATGGCCAGGCGGAGAAGCACCCTCCTATCTGGGCATGGCCATCAAGGCCGTGCGCCTGATGGGCAGCCGTCCCGTCGCCGGAGGGTTGCGCATGGCATGGAACGAGTCCCGCGAACTGAAATTTGCCCTGGGGGAAGAAGTCGTTTAG
- the lpxA gene encoding acyl-ACP--UDP-N-acetylglucosamine O-acyltransferase, which yields MSIHPTAIISPGAVIPESCTVGPYCTIGPDVVLGEECELVSHVVLDGHLRAGARNRFYPFACVGVAPQDLKYKGEPTGVVMGDDNVVRECVTISRGTAGGGGTTQIGSHCLIMAYSHIGHDSVIGSHCILANAATLAGHVIVEDYATVGALNQVHQFCRIGKYAYTGGGTTVVQDVLPFSLTSAKRETHAYGLNKVGLERRGFDRERLRALQHAYRYLLAGKMNTTQALEKLKSEGVATEDVAYLIEFIESSGRGVVK from the coding sequence GTGAGCATCCATCCTACAGCGATCATTTCCCCTGGGGCGGTCATACCGGAGTCCTGCACCGTCGGCCCTTATTGCACCATCGGCCCAGACGTGGTGCTGGGAGAGGAGTGCGAGCTGGTCTCGCATGTAGTGCTCGACGGCCATCTGCGCGCTGGTGCACGGAACCGGTTCTATCCCTTTGCCTGTGTGGGCGTGGCCCCGCAGGACCTGAAGTACAAAGGGGAGCCGACCGGCGTCGTGATGGGCGATGACAATGTGGTGCGGGAGTGCGTGACCATCTCTCGCGGCACGGCAGGTGGCGGCGGAACGACACAGATCGGCAGTCATTGCCTGATTATGGCCTACTCGCACATCGGCCACGACAGCGTGATTGGCAGCCATTGCATTCTTGCCAATGCGGCAACGCTGGCTGGTCATGTGATTGTTGAGGATTATGCCACCGTGGGCGCTCTTAACCAGGTGCACCAGTTCTGCCGTATCGGCAAATATGCCTACACGGGTGGAGGCACCACGGTGGTGCAGGACGTCCTTCCGTTTTCTCTTACCTCAGCCAAGCGCGAGACCCATGCCTATGGGCTGAATAAAGTGGGCCTGGAGCGACGGGGGTTTGACCGTGAGCGGCTGCGCGCGCTGCAACATGCCTATCGCTATCTGCTGGCGGGAAAGATGAACACCACGCAGGCACTCGAAAAGCTGAAAAGTGAAGGCGTGGCCACGGAAGATGTGGCCTATCTGATCGAGTTTATCGAGTCCTCCGGGCGCGGTGTGGTGAAGTAG
- the fabZ gene encoding 3-hydroxyacyl-ACP dehydratase FabZ — MENHTHTPEARQVLEITDIMAILPHRYPFLLIDRVVEMERRKRIVAIKNVTINEPFFQGHFPSYPIMPGVLVIEAMAQAGGALLLTEVPDRENKLMVFTGIERAKFRRPVVPGDQLRIEINVLQWKTRAVRMEGLVMVDGKLACEAIIMCQLVPRRRQEAQSEAPALTAVAEE, encoded by the coding sequence ATGGAGAACCACACCCACACACCGGAGGCGCGCCAGGTGCTGGAAATTACGGACATCATGGCGATTCTGCCCCATCGCTACCCCTTTTTGCTGATTGACCGTGTCGTTGAGATGGAGCGCAGGAAGCGCATCGTCGCCATCAAAAATGTCACCATCAATGAACCGTTTTTTCAGGGGCACTTCCCCAGTTATCCCATCATGCCGGGCGTGCTTGTCATCGAGGCCATGGCGCAGGCCGGAGGCGCACTGCTGCTCACTGAGGTCCCTGACCGCGAAAACAAACTGATGGTCTTTACCGGGATTGAGCGCGCCAAGTTCCGTCGTCCGGTGGTCCCCGGCGACCAGCTTCGCATCGAGATCAATGTTCTGCAGTGGAAGACGCGCGCGGTCCGCATGGAGGGACTGGTGATGGTGGACGGAAAGCTTGCCTGTGAAGCGATCATCATGTGCCAGCTTGTCCCGCGGCGCAGGCAGGAAGCGCAGAGCGAGGCCCCGGCACTGACTGCGGTGGCAGAAGAGTGA
- a CDS encoding Spy/CpxP family protein refolding chaperone, with protein sequence MREISKYAGAMVLSFALFCGARAQAQGPLMQPPPMERAFEGRMLHGRWWDNPRIAQQIGLTADQQKKMDDIFQQNRLKLVDLSATVQKQELIMQPLMEAEQPDEGKILAQIDAIAQARAELEKNNARMLLEIRKVLTPDQWKKLKTIQPEDRRILMHRFGPGPDGRRGDGPSPQPPQDGQGAPPQPPQ encoded by the coding sequence ATGCGAGAAATTAGCAAATATGCAGGTGCAATGGTACTGTCGTTTGCCCTCTTCTGTGGGGCGCGCGCGCAGGCGCAGGGGCCGCTGATGCAGCCTCCACCGATGGAAAGGGCCTTTGAAGGAAGGATGCTGCATGGGCGCTGGTGGGACAATCCACGGATCGCGCAGCAGATTGGCCTGACGGCCGACCAGCAAAAGAAGATGGACGACATCTTTCAACAGAACCGCCTTAAGCTGGTCGATCTGAGCGCGACGGTTCAGAAGCAGGAGCTGATTATGCAGCCTCTGATGGAGGCCGAGCAGCCGGATGAGGGCAAGATCCTGGCGCAGATTGATGCCATTGCCCAGGCGCGGGCGGAGCTGGAAAAGAACAATGCGCGAATGCTACTGGAGATCCGCAAGGTGCTGACGCCGGACCAGTGGAAGAAGCTGAAGACGATTCAGCCCGAGGACCGGCGCATCCTCATGCATCGCTTCGGTCCCGGTCCGGACGGGCGCAGGGGCGATGGACCGTCTCCGCAGCCTCCTCAGGACGGACAGGGCGCCCCGCCCCAGCCTCCGCAGTAA
- a CDS encoding RNA polymerase sigma factor, with translation MEQIAVTEMAPVTEEQALLELADFDEVVRLYRPRIFRFLLASLRDRDTAENLTQDCFLRAYMARDRFRGDCSLSTWLMKIATNLLRDHLRSRKMRFWTRTRESALDPMDVSDWLPDERSSPEESLTARAQVRAVWDAVDRLPAKQRSVFVLRFVEEMELKEIAEVTGMNQSTVKTHLYRALAAVRAKAGGMA, from the coding sequence ATGGAACAGATCGCTGTGACAGAGATGGCGCCGGTGACCGAAGAGCAGGCGCTGCTGGAGCTGGCGGACTTCGACGAGGTCGTGCGGCTGTATCGTCCACGCATCTTTCGGTTTCTGCTGGCCTCGCTGCGCGACCGCGACACGGCGGAAAACCTGACGCAAGACTGCTTTCTTCGCGCCTACATGGCACGGGATCGCTTCAGAGGCGATTGCAGCCTGAGTACCTGGCTGATGAAGATTGCCACCAACTTGTTGCGTGACCACCTGCGCAGCCGGAAGATGCGGTTCTGGACCAGGACGCGAGAATCGGCCCTGGACCCTATGGACGTCAGTGACTGGCTGCCGGATGAGCGCAGCTCTCCAGAGGAGAGCCTTACCGCGCGGGCACAGGTCCGGGCGGTATGGGACGCAGTCGACCGGCTGCCCGCCAAACAGCGCAGCGTTTTTGTGCTGCGCTTTGTAGAGGAAATGGAACTGAAAGAGATTGCAGAAGTTACGGGGATGAACCAGAGCACGGTCAAGACGCATCTGTACCGGGCGCTGGCAGCAGTAAGGGCAAAGGCAGGAGGCATGGCATGA
- the rodA gene encoding rod shape-determining protein RodA has product MRRFLSFRDFDWTLLGFVLVLSIISILEIYSATLHTKFVGFHKMQVLWLLGGLAAMFALSVIDYHRLLDWIHWIYGFCIVSLIAVLAVGTRVNGGKRWIKLPGGIHFQPSEWVKLVLIVAAARYFSNLAGKEITWTDIFKALALVGVPMLLVLKQPDLGTALTYSPVLMIGLFLGGIDWKKAGIIILVCLLGAGIIWKSGKVLKPYQKARLTSFLNPEEDPRGSGYQILQSKIAVGDGGVFGRGATKGTQTQGDFLPIPYTDFIFAAYCEEHGFIGAILVLLLYFLILMRLIQNAQTAADLPGTFIVMGVVAVLIFQIAVNIGMVIGLMPVTGIPLPLMSYGGSSVLFTFLALGMVMNVRMGRFVN; this is encoded by the coding sequence ATGCGCCGCTTTCTTTCGTTCCGCGATTTTGACTGGACCCTGCTCGGGTTCGTCCTGGTGCTTTCCATCATCAGCATCCTTGAAATCTACAGCGCTACGCTGCACACCAAGTTTGTTGGCTTCCACAAGATGCAGGTCCTGTGGCTGCTGGGCGGTCTGGCGGCCATGTTTGCGCTCTCCGTCATTGACTACCACCGCCTGCTGGACTGGATCCATTGGATTTATGGCTTTTGTATCGTCTCCCTGATTGCGGTGCTGGCCGTAGGGACCCGGGTCAACGGCGGAAAACGCTGGATCAAGCTGCCGGGTGGCATCCATTTCCAGCCTTCCGAATGGGTCAAGCTGGTACTGATTGTGGCCGCAGCCCGATATTTTTCCAATCTGGCGGGAAAAGAGATTACCTGGACAGACATTTTCAAGGCCCTGGCCCTGGTCGGGGTGCCCATGTTGCTCGTGCTCAAACAGCCTGACCTGGGGACCGCCCTTACCTATTCTCCGGTGCTGATGATCGGCCTCTTTCTGGGAGGAATTGACTGGAAGAAGGCCGGAATCATCATCCTGGTCTGCCTGCTGGGGGCCGGCATCATCTGGAAGAGCGGCAAGGTGTTGAAACCCTATCAGAAGGCTCGTCTCACCAGCTTTCTGAACCCGGAAGAAGACCCGCGGGGTTCGGGCTACCAGATTTTGCAGTCAAAGATTGCCGTGGGTGATGGCGGCGTCTTTGGCCGCGGAGCCACCAAAGGGACGCAGACACAGGGTGACTTCCTGCCCATCCCATACACGGACTTTATTTTTGCCGCCTACTGTGAGGAACACGGGTTTATCGGCGCGATTCTCGTCTTGCTGCTATACTTTTTAATATTGATGCGTTTGATTCAAAACGCTCAAACAGCCGCCGACCTGCCGGGTACGTTCATCGTGATGGGCGTAGTGGCCGTGTTGATCTTCCAGATCGCGGTCAACATCGGTATGGTGATCGGGCTGATGCCGGTTACCGGAATCCCTTTGCCATTAATGAGTTACGGAGGGTCTTCGGTGCTGTTCACGTTTCTGGCTCTGGGCATGGTGATGAACGTCCGCATGGGCCGCTTCGTGAACTGA